One segment of Methanobacterium formicicum DSM 3637 DNA contains the following:
- a CDS encoding peptidoglycan-binding protein codes for MKRNSTYAVLCMLCMVVAVVPISGAVGDQDNSANGASPASGLKVGVTGAEVNEAQSVIVNNKPFGENSSKILGNNTTTNGSLKLGATGDKVKELQQWLTDYGYYSGDIDGVFGNDTEKAVKEFQDEAGLIVDGVVGNDTKNAMANWDKYLAQVQAAAGESTSDTSYSSSKSTSKKTYATAVRSYTKSYSSKWSSGKGTGDCWDNSYALYGSLTSSGTKARIVQYANSYVSNHRSVEVWNGNSWVDYDYAGNGYAQRYYATSHDSSATVIEG; via the coding sequence GTGAAGCGAAACTCTACCTACGCAGTATTATGTATGTTATGTATGGTTGTTGCTGTGGTCCCGATTTCGGGTGCTGTGGGTGACCAGGATAATAGTGCGAATGGTGCCAGTCCTGCCAGTGGTTTGAAGGTTGGTGTTACAGGTGCTGAGGTTAATGAGGCTCAGTCTGTGATTGTTAATAACAAGCCGTTTGGTGAGAATTCAAGTAAGATTTTAGGAAATAACACTACTACTAATGGTTCATTGAAGCTTGGAGCTACCGGTGATAAAGTTAAAGAACTACAGCAGTGGTTGACTGATTACGGTTACTATTCTGGTGATATTGATGGTGTTTTTGGTAATGACACTGAAAAAGCTGTTAAGGAATTCCAGGATGAAGCTGGTTTAATTGTTGACGGTGTTGTGGGTAATGATACTAAAAATGCCATGGCGAACTGGGATAAGTATTTAGCTCAGGTGCAGGCAGCAGCCGGTGAAAGTACCAGTGACACTAGTTACAGTTCAAGTAAATCAACATCCAAGAAAACCTATGCAACCGCAGTAAGAAGCTACACTAAATCCTACAGTAGCAAATGGAGCAGTGGAAAAGGAACCGGTGATTGCTGGGATAACAGTTATGCACTGTACGGTTCATTAACTTCTTCAGGTACTAAGGCAAGAATCGTTCAGTACGCCAACAGCTATGTGAGCAACCACAGATCTGTTGAGGTCTGGAATGGTAACAGCTGGGTTGACTATGACTATGCAGGTAATGGTTATGCTCAGAGATACTATGCAACCAGCCATGATTCATCAGCTACTGTGATTGAAGGATAG
- a CDS encoding PsbP-related protein: MKKKFIAIITVVLIILLVLGYNIMTSGTHYSSKDSDGNEISFNYPNGWAFQERTPGELIQGEKNSTENTTNRSVVTITRISANGTSMDQVKNNNIYFTTGKVFNETNRSIDGVQATVLDIDEMGGPERGKLGEVKLVIFSKDNYIYTISFVTGGSLENLKSDIDHILNSFQTGS, from the coding sequence TTGAAGAAAAAATTCATTGCGATAATCACAGTAGTTTTAATAATATTGCTGGTTCTGGGTTACAATATAATGACCTCTGGAACTCATTACTCCAGTAAAGATAGTGATGGAAATGAGATCTCATTCAATTATCCCAATGGATGGGCATTTCAAGAACGTACCCCTGGTGAACTAATTCAAGGGGAAAAAAACAGTACAGAAAATACCACTAACCGTTCTGTAGTTACAATTACCCGCATTTCAGCTAATGGAACTTCAATGGACCAAGTTAAAAATAATAATATATACTTCACAACCGGGAAGGTCTTCAATGAAACCAATCGCAGTATTGATGGTGTTCAGGCCACAGTACTGGATATTGATGAAATGGGAGGTCCTGAAAGGGGTAAGTTAGGTGAAGTTAAACTGGTAATCTTCAGTAAAGACAATTACATCTACACTATATCCTTTGTAACTGGGGGGTCACTGGAGAACCTGAAAAGTGATATAGACCATATACTCAATAGCTTCCAGACTGGAAGCTAA
- a CDS encoding HEPN domain-containing protein: MDKIDELYYEGHLKKIEASPLKSALSHKEAKLWLKEAEETFESGFYRSSRVSTYMAVLHAARSVTLRDGVEVENPKFLVDYLKKYCDEGKLETGCLDVLTLILNLHYQDQHQFQATRNPEDLRQAIEFGHEFINCTKVLMEKTGRLPRSVIKNSLRENQFVK; this comes from the coding sequence TTGGACAAAATTGATGAATTATATTACGAGGGTCATCTCAAAAAAATTGAAGCTTCTCCATTAAAAAGTGCATTATCGCATAAAGAAGCTAAATTATGGTTAAAAGAAGCTGAAGAAACTTTTGAAAGTGGTTTTTATCGTTCTTCCAGGGTTTCAACTTATATGGCTGTTCTACATGCAGCACGTTCTGTTACACTTCGGGATGGTGTGGAAGTGGAAAATCCCAAGTTTCTAGTTGATTACCTGAAAAAGTACTGTGATGAGGGAAAACTGGAAACCGGATGCCTTGATGTGTTAACATTGATACTTAACCTTCACTACCAGGATCAACACCAATTTCAGGCAACCAGAAATCCTGAAGATTTAAGACAGGCCATTGAATTTGGGCATGAATTTATAAATTGCACCAAAGTTTTAATGGAGAAAACAGGAAGACTGCCACGTTCAGTTATAAAAAATTCCCTTAGGGAAAATCAATTTGTAAAATAA
- a CDS encoding zinc ribbon domain-containing protein, which yields MVNSLEVCSACNAQIQPGSKFCTECGKPVGETPAEEKTPSTVAETVSEIENIPQEPLENTIQKTESVKTAVNCPQCNAELTPDDKFCTECGAKTEPITNCPKCTAIIEPGTKFCTECGTNIYEYKGDTPTTSVQTGNIQTEIPSTSIPPNRTVKNRNDPMEDLKETGFGLMKDVEKTGRGLMKDLGGFLDKSSSKNSSNSLIKPKKKEQHFLVCDKCGGYYELQKGESPEDFSDECECGGHLEHRNQHP from the coding sequence ATGGTAAATTCACTAGAAGTTTGTAGTGCATGCAATGCTCAAATTCAACCAGGATCAAAATTCTGTACTGAGTGTGGTAAACCAGTTGGAGAAACACCTGCAGAGGAAAAAACACCATCAACTGTTGCAGAAACAGTCTCAGAGATTGAAAATATTCCACAGGAACCTTTGGAAAATACAATCCAGAAAACTGAAAGTGTTAAAACTGCAGTTAACTGTCCCCAGTGTAATGCAGAACTGACACCAGATGACAAGTTCTGTACTGAGTGCGGGGCTAAAACAGAACCAATCACTAATTGTCCTAAATGCACCGCTATCATTGAACCTGGAACTAAATTCTGCACAGAATGCGGTACAAATATCTATGAATATAAAGGTGATACACCAACAACCAGCGTTCAAACCGGGAACATTCAAACTGAAATTCCTTCAACCAGTATTCCCCCTAACAGAACCGTTAAAAACCGGAACGACCCCATGGAAGACCTTAAAGAAACTGGTTTCGGATTGATGAAAGATGTGGAAAAAACTGGAAGGGGCTTGATGAAAGATTTAGGAGGTTTCCTGGATAAATCATCCTCTAAAAACAGTTCAAATAGTCTTATCAAACCTAAAAAGAAAGAACAACATTTTCTGGTCTGTGATAAGTGTGGGGGATACTATGAACTTCAAAAAGGGGAATCACCAGAAGACTTCTCTGATGAATGTGAATGTGGTGGCCACCTTGAACATAGAAACCAGCACCCTTAA
- a CDS encoding PsbP-related protein produces MSSEKIILIMMLVISLFIVVISGCTSLEGDYENSILSFKIPENWTVDNSNSSDAIVSLKPQNSSSNIISIQSSDSDTSKIIEWYINNYPVKYPSFQVLKRESVKVDGQQGEKLVYKNTAQNDSLRVGPDYISSLVVFSKDNQTYIISSSEVPEDNYYSKVEPAMNVVVGSIRIKGNMLN; encoded by the coding sequence ATGTCTTCTGAAAAAATCATTTTAATCATGATGCTGGTGATTTCCTTATTCATAGTTGTTATTTCCGGCTGTACCTCCCTGGAAGGAGATTATGAAAACAGTATTTTAAGTTTTAAAATTCCCGAAAACTGGACTGTAGATAATTCAAACTCCAGTGATGCTATTGTCAGTTTAAAACCCCAAAATTCATCCAGCAACATTATTTCCATACAAAGCAGCGACAGTGATACTTCAAAAATTATAGAATGGTATATCAATAATTATCCTGTTAAGTATCCCAGTTTTCAGGTGCTTAAAAGGGAATCTGTGAAAGTTGATGGTCAACAGGGCGAAAAACTGGTTTATAAAAATACTGCACAAAATGACTCTCTCCGGGTGGGTCCAGATTACATATCCTCGCTGGTGGTTTTTTCAAAAGATAATCAGACTTATATTATAAGTTCCAGTGAAGTGCCGGAAGATAACTATTATTCCAAGGTAGAACCTGCCATGAATGTAGTGGTGGGATCAATACGTATTAAAGGTAATATGCTAAATTAG